Proteins encoded in a region of the Meleagris gallopavo isolate NT-WF06-2002-E0010 breed Aviagen turkey brand Nicholas breeding stock unplaced genomic scaffold, Turkey_5.1 ChrUn_random_7180001879934, whole genome shotgun sequence genome:
- the TPM3 gene encoding tropomyosin alpha-3 chain isoform X1 produces the protein MEAIKKKMQMLKLDKENALDRAEQAEAEQKQAEERSKQLEDELAAMQKKLKGTEDELDKYSEALKDAQEKLELAEKKAADAEAEVASLNRRIQLVEEELDRAQERLATALQKLEEAEKAADESERGMKVIENRALKDEEKMELQEIQLKEAKHIAEEADRKYEEVARKLVIIEGDLERTEERAELAESKCSELEEELKNVTNNLKSLEAQAEKYSQKEDKYEEEIKILTDKLKEAETRAEFAERSVAKLEKTIDDLEDELYAQKLKYKAISEELDHALNDMTSMARRALQESSFGEMGHLPWFPEPQRVYPVSRRVDFFSGMGGLTYGVKRT, from the exons ATGGAGGCCATCAAGAAGAAGATGCAGATGCTGAAGCTGGACAAGGAGAATGCCCTGGACCGGGCAGAGCAGGCGGAGGCAGAGCAGAAACAGGCGGAGGAGAGGAGCAAACAG CTGGAGGATGAGCTGGCCGCCATGCAGAAGAAGCTGAAGGGGACGGAGGACGAGCTGGACAAATACTCAGAGGCCCTGAAGGACGCCCAGGAGAAGCTGGAGTTGGCGGAGAAGAAGGCGGCCGAC GCTGAGGCAGAGGTGGCATCCCTGAACCGCCGCATCCAGCTGGTAGAGGAGGAGCTGGACCGGGCCCAGGAGCGCCTCGCCACCGCTCTGCAGAAGCTGGAGGAGGCTGAGAAGGCAGCAGATGAAAGCGAAAG AGGCATGAAAGTCATTGAAAACAGAGCTCTGAAAGATGAGGAGAagatggagctgcaggagatCCAGCTGAAGGAAGCCAAGCACATTGCAGAGGAGGCGGACAGGAAGTACGAGGAG gTTGCTCGGAAACTGGTGATCATTGAAGGAGATCTGGAGCGTACTGAGGAGAGAGCTGAGCTTGCAGAGTC TAAATGTTCCgagctggaggaggagctgaAGAATGTCACCAACAATCTCAAGTCTCTTGAGGCTCAGGCTGAGAAG TACTCCCAAAAAGAGGATAAATATGAAGAGGAGATCAAGATCCTGACTGATAAACTCAAAGAG GCGGAGACCCGTGCTGAGTTTGCTGAGCGCTCTGTAGCCAAGCTGGAGAAGACCATCGATGATTTGGAAG ATGAGCTCTATGCCCAGAAACTGAAGTACAAAGCAATTAGTGAGGAACTGGACCACGCCCTGAATGACATGACTTCCAT GGCCCGAAGAGCCCTTCAGGAATCGAGCTTTGGTGAAATGGGACATCTCCCCTGGTTCCCTGAACCTCAG CGTGTCTACCCGGTGTCCCGACGCGTGGATTTCTTCAGTGGTATGGGTGGGCTCACCTATGGAGTAAAGCGCACCTAG
- the TPM3 gene encoding tropomyosin alpha-3 chain isoform X6, translating to MEAIKKKMQMLKLDKENALDRAEQAEAEQKQAEERSKQLEDELAAMQKKLKGTEDELDKYSEALKDAQEKLELAEKKAADAEAEVASLNRRIQLVEEELDRAQERLATALQKLEEAEKAADESERGMKVIENRALKDEEKMELQEIQLKEAKHIAEEADRKYEEVARKLVIIEGDLERTEERAELAESKCSELEEELKNVTNNLKSLEAQAEKYSQKEDKYEEEIKILTDKLKEAETRAEFAERSVAKLEKTIDDLEDELYAQKLKYKAISEELDHALNDMTSI from the exons ATGGAGGCCATCAAGAAGAAGATGCAGATGCTGAAGCTGGACAAGGAGAATGCCCTGGACCGGGCAGAGCAGGCGGAGGCAGAGCAGAAACAGGCGGAGGAGAGGAGCAAACAG CTGGAGGATGAGCTGGCCGCCATGCAGAAGAAGCTGAAGGGGACGGAGGACGAGCTGGACAAATACTCAGAGGCCCTGAAGGACGCCCAGGAGAAGCTGGAGTTGGCGGAGAAGAAGGCGGCCGAC GCTGAGGCAGAGGTGGCATCCCTGAACCGCCGCATCCAGCTGGTAGAGGAGGAGCTGGACCGGGCCCAGGAGCGCCTCGCCACCGCTCTGCAGAAGCTGGAGGAGGCTGAGAAGGCAGCAGATGAAAGCGAAAG AGGCATGAAAGTCATTGAAAACAGAGCTCTGAAAGATGAGGAGAagatggagctgcaggagatCCAGCTGAAGGAAGCCAAGCACATTGCAGAGGAGGCGGACAGGAAGTACGAGGAG gTTGCTCGGAAACTGGTGATCATTGAAGGAGATCTGGAGCGTACTGAGGAGAGAGCTGAGCTTGCAGAGTC TAAATGTTCCgagctggaggaggagctgaAGAATGTCACCAACAATCTCAAGTCTCTTGAGGCTCAGGCTGAGAAG TACTCCCAAAAAGAGGATAAATATGAAGAGGAGATCAAGATCCTGACTGATAAACTCAAAGAG GCGGAGACCCGTGCTGAGTTTGCTGAGCGCTCTGTAGCCAAGCTGGAGAAGACCATCGATGATTTGGAAG ATGAGCTCTATGCCCAGAAACTGAAGTACAAAGCAATTAGTGAGGAACTGGACCACGCCCTGAATGACATGACTTCCAT ATAA
- the TPM3 gene encoding tropomyosin alpha-3 chain isoform X2, which translates to MEAIKKKMQMLKLDKENALDRAEQAEAEQKQAEERSKQLEDELAAMQKKLKGTEDELDKYSEALKDAQEKLELAEKKAADAEAEVASLNRRIQLVEEELDRAQERLATALQKLEEAEKAADESERGMKVIENRALKDEEKMELQEIQLKEAKHIAEEADRKYEEVARKLVIIEGDLERTEERAELAESRVRELQEQIRVMDQNLKCLSVAEEKYSQKEDKYEEEIKILTDKLKEAETRAEFAERSVAKLEKTIDDLEDELYAQKLKYKAISEELDHALNDMTSMARRALQESSFGEMGHLPWFPEPQRVYPVSRRVDFFSGMGGLTYGVKRT; encoded by the exons ATGGAGGCCATCAAGAAGAAGATGCAGATGCTGAAGCTGGACAAGGAGAATGCCCTGGACCGGGCAGAGCAGGCGGAGGCAGAGCAGAAACAGGCGGAGGAGAGGAGCAAACAG CTGGAGGATGAGCTGGCCGCCATGCAGAAGAAGCTGAAGGGGACGGAGGACGAGCTGGACAAATACTCAGAGGCCCTGAAGGACGCCCAGGAGAAGCTGGAGTTGGCGGAGAAGAAGGCGGCCGAC GCTGAGGCAGAGGTGGCATCCCTGAACCGCCGCATCCAGCTGGTAGAGGAGGAGCTGGACCGGGCCCAGGAGCGCCTCGCCACCGCTCTGCAGAAGCTGGAGGAGGCTGAGAAGGCAGCAGATGAAAGCGAAAG AGGCATGAAAGTCATTGAAAACAGAGCTCTGAAAGATGAGGAGAagatggagctgcaggagatCCAGCTGAAGGAAGCCAAGCACATTGCAGAGGAGGCGGACAGGAAGTACGAGGAG gTTGCTCGGAAACTGGTGATCATTGAAGGAGATCTGGAGCGTACTGAGGAGAGAGCTGAGCTTGCAGAGTC TCGTGTccgggagctgcaggagcagatcAGAGTGATGGACCAGAACTTGAAGTGTCTGTCTGTTGCCGAAGAAAAG TACTCCCAAAAAGAGGATAAATATGAAGAGGAGATCAAGATCCTGACTGATAAACTCAAAGAG GCGGAGACCCGTGCTGAGTTTGCTGAGCGCTCTGTAGCCAAGCTGGAGAAGACCATCGATGATTTGGAAG ATGAGCTCTATGCCCAGAAACTGAAGTACAAAGCAATTAGTGAGGAACTGGACCACGCCCTGAATGACATGACTTCCAT GGCCCGAAGAGCCCTTCAGGAATCGAGCTTTGGTGAAATGGGACATCTCCCCTGGTTCCCTGAACCTCAG CGTGTCTACCCGGTGTCCCGACGCGTGGATTTCTTCAGTGGTATGGGTGGGCTCACCTATGGAGTAAAGCGCACCTAG
- the TPM3 gene encoding tropomyosin alpha-3 chain isoform X3, producing MEAIKKKMQMLKLDKENALDRAEQAEAEQKQAEERSKQLEDELAAMQKKLKGTEDELDKYSEALKDAQEKLELAEKKAADAEAEVASLNRRIQLVEEELDRAQERLATALQKLEEAEKAADESERGMKVIENRALKDEEKMELQEIQLKEAKHIAEEADRKYEEVARKLVIIEGDLERTEERAELAESKCSELEEELKNVTNNLKSLEAQAEKYSQKEDKYEEEIKILTDKLKEAETRAEFAERSVAKLEKTIDDLEDELYAQKLKYKAISEELDHALNDMTSMARRALQESSFGEMGHLPWFPEPQIN from the exons ATGGAGGCCATCAAGAAGAAGATGCAGATGCTGAAGCTGGACAAGGAGAATGCCCTGGACCGGGCAGAGCAGGCGGAGGCAGAGCAGAAACAGGCGGAGGAGAGGAGCAAACAG CTGGAGGATGAGCTGGCCGCCATGCAGAAGAAGCTGAAGGGGACGGAGGACGAGCTGGACAAATACTCAGAGGCCCTGAAGGACGCCCAGGAGAAGCTGGAGTTGGCGGAGAAGAAGGCGGCCGAC GCTGAGGCAGAGGTGGCATCCCTGAACCGCCGCATCCAGCTGGTAGAGGAGGAGCTGGACCGGGCCCAGGAGCGCCTCGCCACCGCTCTGCAGAAGCTGGAGGAGGCTGAGAAGGCAGCAGATGAAAGCGAAAG AGGCATGAAAGTCATTGAAAACAGAGCTCTGAAAGATGAGGAGAagatggagctgcaggagatCCAGCTGAAGGAAGCCAAGCACATTGCAGAGGAGGCGGACAGGAAGTACGAGGAG gTTGCTCGGAAACTGGTGATCATTGAAGGAGATCTGGAGCGTACTGAGGAGAGAGCTGAGCTTGCAGAGTC TAAATGTTCCgagctggaggaggagctgaAGAATGTCACCAACAATCTCAAGTCTCTTGAGGCTCAGGCTGAGAAG TACTCCCAAAAAGAGGATAAATATGAAGAGGAGATCAAGATCCTGACTGATAAACTCAAAGAG GCGGAGACCCGTGCTGAGTTTGCTGAGCGCTCTGTAGCCAAGCTGGAGAAGACCATCGATGATTTGGAAG ATGAGCTCTATGCCCAGAAACTGAAGTACAAAGCAATTAGTGAGGAACTGGACCACGCCCTGAATGACATGACTTCCAT GGCCCGAAGAGCCCTTCAGGAATCGAGCTTTGGTGAAATGGGACATCTCCCCTGGTTCCCTGAACCTCAG ATAAACTGA
- the TPM3 gene encoding tropomyosin alpha-3 chain isoform X4 yields MEAIKKKMQMLKLDKENALDRAEQAEAEQKQAEERSKQLEDELAAMQKKLKGTEDELDKYSEALKDAQEKLELAEKKAADAEAEVASLNRRIQLVEEELDRAQERLATALQKLEEAEKAADESERGMKVIENRALKDEEKMELQEIQLKEAKHIAEEADRKYEEVARKLVIIEGDLERTEERAELAESKCSELEEELKNVTNNLKSLEAQAEKYSQKEDKYEEEIKILTDKLKEAETRAEFAERSVAKLEKTIDDLEDELYAQKLKYKAISEELDHALNDMTSMASLGMSCKDAEA; encoded by the exons ATGGAGGCCATCAAGAAGAAGATGCAGATGCTGAAGCTGGACAAGGAGAATGCCCTGGACCGGGCAGAGCAGGCGGAGGCAGAGCAGAAACAGGCGGAGGAGAGGAGCAAACAG CTGGAGGATGAGCTGGCCGCCATGCAGAAGAAGCTGAAGGGGACGGAGGACGAGCTGGACAAATACTCAGAGGCCCTGAAGGACGCCCAGGAGAAGCTGGAGTTGGCGGAGAAGAAGGCGGCCGAC GCTGAGGCAGAGGTGGCATCCCTGAACCGCCGCATCCAGCTGGTAGAGGAGGAGCTGGACCGGGCCCAGGAGCGCCTCGCCACCGCTCTGCAGAAGCTGGAGGAGGCTGAGAAGGCAGCAGATGAAAGCGAAAG AGGCATGAAAGTCATTGAAAACAGAGCTCTGAAAGATGAGGAGAagatggagctgcaggagatCCAGCTGAAGGAAGCCAAGCACATTGCAGAGGAGGCGGACAGGAAGTACGAGGAG gTTGCTCGGAAACTGGTGATCATTGAAGGAGATCTGGAGCGTACTGAGGAGAGAGCTGAGCTTGCAGAGTC TAAATGTTCCgagctggaggaggagctgaAGAATGTCACCAACAATCTCAAGTCTCTTGAGGCTCAGGCTGAGAAG TACTCCCAAAAAGAGGATAAATATGAAGAGGAGATCAAGATCCTGACTGATAAACTCAAAGAG GCGGAGACCCGTGCTGAGTTTGCTGAGCGCTCTGTAGCCAAGCTGGAGAAGACCATCGATGATTTGGAAG ATGAGCTCTATGCCCAGAAACTGAAGTACAAAGCAATTAGTGAGGAACTGGACCACGCCCTGAATGACATGACTTCCAT GGCATCCCTGGGAATGAGCTGTAAGGACGCTGAAGCTTGa
- the TPM3 gene encoding tropomyosin alpha-3 chain isoform X5 → MEAIKKKMQMLKLDKENALDRAEQAEAEQKQAEERSKQLEDELAAMQKKLKGTEDELDKYSEALKDAQEKLELAEKKAADAEAEVASLNRRIQLVEEELDRAQERLATALQKLEEAEKAADESERGMKVIENRALKDEEKMELQEIQLKEAKHIAEEADRKYEEVARKLVIIEGDLERTEERAELAESKCSELEEELKNVTNNLKSLEAQAEKYSQKEDKYEEEIKILTDKLKEAETRAEFAERSVAKLEKTIDDLEDELYAQKLKYKAISEELDHALNDMTSI, encoded by the exons ATGGAGGCCATCAAGAAGAAGATGCAGATGCTGAAGCTGGACAAGGAGAATGCCCTGGACCGGGCAGAGCAGGCGGAGGCAGAGCAGAAACAGGCGGAGGAGAGGAGCAAACAG CTGGAGGATGAGCTGGCCGCCATGCAGAAGAAGCTGAAGGGGACGGAGGACGAGCTGGACAAATACTCAGAGGCCCTGAAGGACGCCCAGGAGAAGCTGGAGTTGGCGGAGAAGAAGGCGGCCGAC GCTGAGGCAGAGGTGGCATCCCTGAACCGCCGCATCCAGCTGGTAGAGGAGGAGCTGGACCGGGCCCAGGAGCGCCTCGCCACCGCTCTGCAGAAGCTGGAGGAGGCTGAGAAGGCAGCAGATGAAAGCGAAAG AGGCATGAAAGTCATTGAAAACAGAGCTCTGAAAGATGAGGAGAagatggagctgcaggagatCCAGCTGAAGGAAGCCAAGCACATTGCAGAGGAGGCGGACAGGAAGTACGAGGAG gTTGCTCGGAAACTGGTGATCATTGAAGGAGATCTGGAGCGTACTGAGGAGAGAGCTGAGCTTGCAGAGTC TAAATGTTCCgagctggaggaggagctgaAGAATGTCACCAACAATCTCAAGTCTCTTGAGGCTCAGGCTGAGAAG TACTCCCAAAAAGAGGATAAATATGAAGAGGAGATCAAGATCCTGACTGATAAACTCAAAGAG GCGGAGACCCGTGCTGAGTTTGCTGAGCGCTCTGTAGCCAAGCTGGAGAAGACCATCGATGATTTGGAAG ATGAGCTCTATGCCCAGAAACTGAAGTACAAAGCAATTAGTGAGGAACTGGACCACGCCCTGAATGACATGACTTCCAT ATGA
- the TPM3 gene encoding tropomyosin alpha-3 chain isoform X9 — translation MEAIKKKMQMLKLDKENALDRAEQAEAEQKQAEERSKQLEDELAAMQKKLKGTEDELDKYSEALKDAQEKLELAEKKAADAEAEVASLNRRIQLVEEELDRAQERLATALQKLEEAEKAADESERGMKVIENRALKDEEKMELQEIQLKEAKHIAEEADRKYEEVARKLVIIEGDLERTEERAELAESRVRELQEQIRVMDQNLKCLSVAEEKYSQKEDKYEEEIKILTDKLKEAETRAEFAERSVAKLEKTIDDLEDKLKSTKEEHLCTQRMLDQTLLDLNEM, via the exons ATGGAGGCCATCAAGAAGAAGATGCAGATGCTGAAGCTGGACAAGGAGAATGCCCTGGACCGGGCAGAGCAGGCGGAGGCAGAGCAGAAACAGGCGGAGGAGAGGAGCAAACAG CTGGAGGATGAGCTGGCCGCCATGCAGAAGAAGCTGAAGGGGACGGAGGACGAGCTGGACAAATACTCAGAGGCCCTGAAGGACGCCCAGGAGAAGCTGGAGTTGGCGGAGAAGAAGGCGGCCGAC GCTGAGGCAGAGGTGGCATCCCTGAACCGCCGCATCCAGCTGGTAGAGGAGGAGCTGGACCGGGCCCAGGAGCGCCTCGCCACCGCTCTGCAGAAGCTGGAGGAGGCTGAGAAGGCAGCAGATGAAAGCGAAAG AGGCATGAAAGTCATTGAAAACAGAGCTCTGAAAGATGAGGAGAagatggagctgcaggagatCCAGCTGAAGGAAGCCAAGCACATTGCAGAGGAGGCGGACAGGAAGTACGAGGAG gTTGCTCGGAAACTGGTGATCATTGAAGGAGATCTGGAGCGTACTGAGGAGAGAGCTGAGCTTGCAGAGTC TCGTGTccgggagctgcaggagcagatcAGAGTGATGGACCAGAACTTGAAGTGTCTGTCTGTTGCCGAAGAAAAG TACTCCCAAAAAGAGGATAAATATGAAGAGGAGATCAAGATCCTGACTGATAAACTCAAAGAG GCGGAGACCCGTGCTGAGTTTGCTGAGCGCTCTGTAGCCAAGCTGGAGAAGACCATCGATGATTTGGAAG ATAAACTGAAATCCACCAAAGAGGAGCATCTCTGCACGCAACGAATGCTGGACCAGACCCTGCTAGACCTGAATGAGATGTAA
- the TPM3 gene encoding tropomyosin alpha-3 chain isoform X7, translating into MEAIKKKMQMLKLDKENALDRAEQAEAEQKQAEERSKQLEDELAAMQKKLKGTEDELDKYSEALKDAQEKLELAEKKAADAEAEVASLNRRIQLVEEELDRAQERLATALQKLEEAEKAADESERGMKVIENRALKDEEKMELQEIQLKEAKHIAEEADRKYEEVARKLVIIEGDLERTEERAELAESKCSELEEELKNVTNNLKSLEAQAEKYSQKEDKYEEEIKILTDKLKEAETRAEFAERSVAKLEKTIDDLEDKLKSTKEEHLCTQRMLDQTLLDLNEM; encoded by the exons ATGGAGGCCATCAAGAAGAAGATGCAGATGCTGAAGCTGGACAAGGAGAATGCCCTGGACCGGGCAGAGCAGGCGGAGGCAGAGCAGAAACAGGCGGAGGAGAGGAGCAAACAG CTGGAGGATGAGCTGGCCGCCATGCAGAAGAAGCTGAAGGGGACGGAGGACGAGCTGGACAAATACTCAGAGGCCCTGAAGGACGCCCAGGAGAAGCTGGAGTTGGCGGAGAAGAAGGCGGCCGAC GCTGAGGCAGAGGTGGCATCCCTGAACCGCCGCATCCAGCTGGTAGAGGAGGAGCTGGACCGGGCCCAGGAGCGCCTCGCCACCGCTCTGCAGAAGCTGGAGGAGGCTGAGAAGGCAGCAGATGAAAGCGAAAG AGGCATGAAAGTCATTGAAAACAGAGCTCTGAAAGATGAGGAGAagatggagctgcaggagatCCAGCTGAAGGAAGCCAAGCACATTGCAGAGGAGGCGGACAGGAAGTACGAGGAG gTTGCTCGGAAACTGGTGATCATTGAAGGAGATCTGGAGCGTACTGAGGAGAGAGCTGAGCTTGCAGAGTC TAAATGTTCCgagctggaggaggagctgaAGAATGTCACCAACAATCTCAAGTCTCTTGAGGCTCAGGCTGAGAAG TACTCCCAAAAAGAGGATAAATATGAAGAGGAGATCAAGATCCTGACTGATAAACTCAAAGAG GCGGAGACCCGTGCTGAGTTTGCTGAGCGCTCTGTAGCCAAGCTGGAGAAGACCATCGATGATTTGGAAG ATAAACTGAAATCCACCAAAGAGGAGCATCTCTGCACGCAACGAATGCTGGACCAGACCCTGCTAGACCTGAATGAGATGTAA
- the TPM3 gene encoding tropomyosin alpha-3 chain isoform X8 produces MEAIKKKMQMLKLDKENALDRAEQAEAEQKQAEERSKQLEDELAAMQKKLKGTEDELDKYSEALKDAQEKLELAEKKAADAEAEVASLNRRIQLVEEELDRAQERLATALQKLEEAEKAADESERGMKVIENRALKDEEKMELQEIQLKEAKHIAEEADRKYEEVARKLVIIEGDLERTEERAELAESRVRELQEQIRVMDQNLKCLSVAEEKYSQKEDKYEEEIKILTDKLKEAETRAEFAERSVAKLEKTIDDLEDELYAQKLKYKAISEELDHALNDMTSM; encoded by the exons ATGGAGGCCATCAAGAAGAAGATGCAGATGCTGAAGCTGGACAAGGAGAATGCCCTGGACCGGGCAGAGCAGGCGGAGGCAGAGCAGAAACAGGCGGAGGAGAGGAGCAAACAG CTGGAGGATGAGCTGGCCGCCATGCAGAAGAAGCTGAAGGGGACGGAGGACGAGCTGGACAAATACTCAGAGGCCCTGAAGGACGCCCAGGAGAAGCTGGAGTTGGCGGAGAAGAAGGCGGCCGAC GCTGAGGCAGAGGTGGCATCCCTGAACCGCCGCATCCAGCTGGTAGAGGAGGAGCTGGACCGGGCCCAGGAGCGCCTCGCCACCGCTCTGCAGAAGCTGGAGGAGGCTGAGAAGGCAGCAGATGAAAGCGAAAG AGGCATGAAAGTCATTGAAAACAGAGCTCTGAAAGATGAGGAGAagatggagctgcaggagatCCAGCTGAAGGAAGCCAAGCACATTGCAGAGGAGGCGGACAGGAAGTACGAGGAG gTTGCTCGGAAACTGGTGATCATTGAAGGAGATCTGGAGCGTACTGAGGAGAGAGCTGAGCTTGCAGAGTC TCGTGTccgggagctgcaggagcagatcAGAGTGATGGACCAGAACTTGAAGTGTCTGTCTGTTGCCGAAGAAAAG TACTCCCAAAAAGAGGATAAATATGAAGAGGAGATCAAGATCCTGACTGATAAACTCAAAGAG GCGGAGACCCGTGCTGAGTTTGCTGAGCGCTCTGTAGCCAAGCTGGAGAAGACCATCGATGATTTGGAAG ATGAGCTCTATGCCCAGAAACTGAAGTACAAAGCAATTAGTGAGGAACTGGACCACGCCCTGAATGACATGACTTCCATGTAA
- the TPM3 gene encoding tropomyosin alpha-3 chain isoform X10: MEAIKKKMQMLKLDKENALDRAEQAEAEQKQAEERSKQLEDELAAMQKKLKGTEDELDKYSEALKDAQEKLELAEKKAADAEAEVASLNRRIQLVEEELDRAQERLATALQKLEEAEKAADESERGMKVIENRALKDEEKMELQEIQLKEAKHIAEEADRKYEEVARKLVIIEGDLERTEERAELAESKCSELEEELKNVTNNLKSLEAQAEKYSQKEDKYEEEIKILTDKLKEAETRAEFAERSVAKLEKTIDDLEERLYSQLEKNRLLSNELKLTLHDLCD, translated from the exons ATGGAGGCCATCAAGAAGAAGATGCAGATGCTGAAGCTGGACAAGGAGAATGCCCTGGACCGGGCAGAGCAGGCGGAGGCAGAGCAGAAACAGGCGGAGGAGAGGAGCAAACAG CTGGAGGATGAGCTGGCCGCCATGCAGAAGAAGCTGAAGGGGACGGAGGACGAGCTGGACAAATACTCAGAGGCCCTGAAGGACGCCCAGGAGAAGCTGGAGTTGGCGGAGAAGAAGGCGGCCGAC GCTGAGGCAGAGGTGGCATCCCTGAACCGCCGCATCCAGCTGGTAGAGGAGGAGCTGGACCGGGCCCAGGAGCGCCTCGCCACCGCTCTGCAGAAGCTGGAGGAGGCTGAGAAGGCAGCAGATGAAAGCGAAAG AGGCATGAAAGTCATTGAAAACAGAGCTCTGAAAGATGAGGAGAagatggagctgcaggagatCCAGCTGAAGGAAGCCAAGCACATTGCAGAGGAGGCGGACAGGAAGTACGAGGAG gTTGCTCGGAAACTGGTGATCATTGAAGGAGATCTGGAGCGTACTGAGGAGAGAGCTGAGCTTGCAGAGTC TAAATGTTCCgagctggaggaggagctgaAGAATGTCACCAACAATCTCAAGTCTCTTGAGGCTCAGGCTGAGAAG TACTCCCAAAAAGAGGATAAATATGAAGAGGAGATCAAGATCCTGACTGATAAACTCAAAGAG GCGGAGACCCGTGCTGAGTTTGCTGAGCGCTCTGTAGCCAAGCTGGAGAAGACCATCGATGATTTGGAAG agcGCCTGTACAGCCAGCTCGAGAAAAACCGCCTGCTCTCTAACGAGCTGAAGCTAACGCTGCATGATCTGTGTGACTGA
- the TPM3 gene encoding tropomyosin alpha-3 chain isoform X11, whose translation MEAIKKKMQMLKLDKENALDRAEQAEAEQKQAEERSKQLEDELAAMQKKLKGTEDELDKYSEALKDAQEKLELAEKKAADAEAEVASLNRRIQLVEEELDRAQERLATALQKLEEAEKAADESERGMKVIENRALKDEEKMELQEIQLKEAKHIAEEADRKYEEVARKLVIIEGDLERTEERAELAESRVRELQEQIRVMDQNLKCLSVAEEKYSQKEDKYEEEIKILTDKLKEAETRAEFAERSVAKLEKTIDDLEERLYSQLEKNRLLSNELKLTLHDLCD comes from the exons ATGGAGGCCATCAAGAAGAAGATGCAGATGCTGAAGCTGGACAAGGAGAATGCCCTGGACCGGGCAGAGCAGGCGGAGGCAGAGCAGAAACAGGCGGAGGAGAGGAGCAAACAG CTGGAGGATGAGCTGGCCGCCATGCAGAAGAAGCTGAAGGGGACGGAGGACGAGCTGGACAAATACTCAGAGGCCCTGAAGGACGCCCAGGAGAAGCTGGAGTTGGCGGAGAAGAAGGCGGCCGAC GCTGAGGCAGAGGTGGCATCCCTGAACCGCCGCATCCAGCTGGTAGAGGAGGAGCTGGACCGGGCCCAGGAGCGCCTCGCCACCGCTCTGCAGAAGCTGGAGGAGGCTGAGAAGGCAGCAGATGAAAGCGAAAG AGGCATGAAAGTCATTGAAAACAGAGCTCTGAAAGATGAGGAGAagatggagctgcaggagatCCAGCTGAAGGAAGCCAAGCACATTGCAGAGGAGGCGGACAGGAAGTACGAGGAG gTTGCTCGGAAACTGGTGATCATTGAAGGAGATCTGGAGCGTACTGAGGAGAGAGCTGAGCTTGCAGAGTC TCGTGTccgggagctgcaggagcagatcAGAGTGATGGACCAGAACTTGAAGTGTCTGTCTGTTGCCGAAGAAAAG TACTCCCAAAAAGAGGATAAATATGAAGAGGAGATCAAGATCCTGACTGATAAACTCAAAGAG GCGGAGACCCGTGCTGAGTTTGCTGAGCGCTCTGTAGCCAAGCTGGAGAAGACCATCGATGATTTGGAAG agcGCCTGTACAGCCAGCTCGAGAAAAACCGCCTGCTCTCTAACGAGCTGAAGCTAACGCTGCATGATCTGTGTGACTGA